From Coturnix japonica isolate 7356 chromosome 3, Coturnix japonica 2.1, whole genome shotgun sequence, the proteins below share one genomic window:
- the LOC107312296 gene encoding zona pellucida sperm-binding protein 2-like isoform X3 — MEAVSYSLCRVWMLFLLFCVGQERQIAPPGLVQSSCHSRIFWMKLNKLLLQGKFFQLEINDPYAGPVLLDDKLASRCGYVLSEDVWGNPVFRASVLGCHVANEADELFSLTVNIKISSFASMRAAVTYTYPMYCSYSSWASREIVCEENYMEVSVKTDVPAVSNDYTVAWMSALPETQNVAYQVWQLMFVSPSGRKRILVSDAARLGYSFNNTLSRVYLRAPYHSNESEISVVGGVDMNMITSTSMYRQRWLLLLIDMTVSCPLDTLPEEKIFNVAFGHFLPDVSLVAITIGNVPFTLREAQRHGYNIYETPFSNGTKEFILEVSFDDPYILKEYVNRNETKYTLLVNYTISVGPEMIPYYHSAEVECVIADIEIPEAIGYCDEENLYLVIPVFGLHQYWNLYLGTKLLNRHTALTNGYLATTNATHLILQIPLFAVGVIYEEVSLQKIKARFDVALRKVRTMETLQTFSVSCNFNSPEFILCYPDGTVIISAQMKTVPGIDMSRTQLRDSSCKPKDYNKGHAFFKFHVTTCGTSVRFEGDHIVYENEISYEKETLPGQSQPTITRDPDYRLTVLCYYRAKETVMLGAFISKPSASHPSGSGTVVPRSNSAVHRRIRQALNVVSRVSKSESFMDFYEPNVAILKRPTEPVFLEVELKDESPDAELYLDNCWVTGSLDFNSTPRWNITVDGCEINGSEYVAEFCSVAASSRVRHPSHFKRLAVRTLTHRLEQVYVHCSVAVCSAANTLPGVPCRGQCSPSTERNAFPGHSSAHLQGYVLAGPVWIVEPDLR, encoded by the exons ATGGAAGCTGTGAGTTACTCGCTATGCAG GGTCTGgatgcttttcttgctgttctgtgTGGGACAAGAGAGGCAGATTGCTCCCCCAG GTTTGGTACAGAGCAGTTGCCACTCCAGAATTTTCTGGATGAAACTGAATAAACTCTTGCTCCAGGGGAAATTCTTCCAGCTGGAAATCAATG ATCCTTATGCTGGCCCCGTCCTGCTGGATGACAAACTAGCATCTCGCTGTGGCTATGTCCTGTCAGAAGATGTGTGGGGCAACCCTGTCTTCCGCGCGTCAGTGCTTGGCTGTCATGTGGCCAACGAG GCAGATGAGCTGTTTTCACTGACTGTGAACATTAAGATCTCCTCATTTGCAAGCATGAGGGCAGCTGTGACCTACACCTACCCTATGTACTGCTCCTACTCTTCCTGGGCCTCAAGAGAAATTGTGTGTGAAGAAAACTACATGGAG GTGTCAGTGAAGACCGATGTCCCTGCGGTTTCAAATGACTACACCGTAGCATGGATGTCAGCACTGCCAGAG ACTCAGAATGTTGCATACCAGGTATGGCAACTGATGTTTGTTTCTCCATCAGGGAGAAAGAGAATACTGGTAAGCGATGCCGCAAGGCTGGGCTACAGCTTCAATAATACGCTTTCCCGAGTGTACCTCCGTGCTCCCTACCACAGCAATGAATCTGAAATCAGCGTG GTCGGCGGTGTAGATATGAACATGATCACTTCCACTTCCATGTATAGGCAGCGGTGGTTGCTTTTGCTGATTGACATGACAGTCTCCTGCCCTCTTG ATACTCTGCCAGAGGAAAAGATATTTAATGTTGCATTTGGACACTTTCTTCCTGATGTCTCTCTGGTGGCAATAACAATAGGAAACGTGCCATTTACCCTCAGAGAAGCACAGCGCCATGGGTATAACATTTATGAAACTCCTTTTTCTAATGGAACAAAAGAATTTATCTTGGAAGTCTCTTTTGATGATCCATACATTCTAAAGGAG tATGTGaatagaaatgaaacaaaatacaccCTCCTTGTTAACTACACTATAAGCGTGGGCCCAGAGATGATACCCTATTATCATTCTGCAGAGGTGGAATGTGTGATTGCTGATATCG AAATACCAGAAGCAATTGGTTACTGCGATGAAGAAAACCTCTATCTTGTCATTCCTGTTTTTGGCCTGCACCAGTACTGGAACCTGTATCTTGGTACCAAGCTTCTGAACAGGCACACTGCACTCACAAATGGGTACCTCGCAACTACCAATGCTACCCATCTGATCCTGCAAATACCTCTGTTTGCTGTGGGAGTCATCTATGAG GAAGTGTCCCTCcagaaaattaaagcaaggTTTGATGTTGCCCTAAGGAAAGTGAGAACCATGGAGACCTTACAGACATTCTCCGTTAGCTGCAATTTTAATTCCCCAGAATTTATAT TGTGCTACCCAGATGGTACTGTAATTATATCTGCTCAAATGAAGACAGTTCCTGGCATTGATATGAGTAGAACCCAACTAAGGGATAGCTCATGCAAGCCTAAAGACTATAACAAAGGACATGCCTTCTTCAAGTTCCATGTCACCACCTGTGGCACTTCAGTAAGG TTTGAAGGTGATCACATTGTTTACGAAAATGAAATCTCTTATGAGAAAGAGACTCTTCCAGGACAGAGCCAGCCGACAATCACAAGAGACCCAGACTACAG ATTGACAGTGTTGTGCTACTATCGAGCAAAAGAGACGGTGATGCTAGGCGCCTTCATTAGCAAGCCTTCCGCATCACATCCCTCCGGCTCTGGTACAGTAGTGCCAAGGTCAAATTCTGCAG taCACAGAAGGATAAGACAAGCCCTGAATGTAGTTTCAAGAGTGTCCAAAA GTGAATCTTTCATGGATTTCTATGAGCCCAATGTGGCAATACTCAAGCGACCCACAGAGCCTGTGTTTCTTGAGGTGGAGCTGAAAGATGAGAGCCCTGACGCTGAGTTATACCTGGATAACTGTTGGGTGACGGGGTCTCTAGATTTCAACAGCACCCCAAGGTGGAACATCACTGTGGATGG GTGTGAGATTAATGGCAGTGAGTATGTTGCAGAGTTCTGCTCAGTAGCTGCTAGCTCTAGAGTGAGACACCCTTCTCATTTCAAAAGGCTGGCAGTGAGGACCCTGACACATCGACTGGAACAG GTGTACGTGCACTGTTCAGTGGcagtctgctctgctgccaaCACACTGCCTGGCGTTCCCTGCAGAGGACAGTGCAGCCCAAGCACAGAGAGGAACG CCTTTCCAGGTCACAGTTCAGCCCATCTCCAGGGTTATGTACTTGCTGGACCAGTCTGGATTGTTGAACCAGACCTAAGATGA
- the LOC107312296 gene encoding uncharacterized protein LOC107312296 isoform X2 — MEAVSYSLCRVWMLFLLFCVGQERQIAPPGLVQSSCHSRIFWMKLNKLLLQGKFFQLEINDPYAGPVLLDDKLASRCGYVLSEDVWGNPVFRASVLGCHVANEADELFSLTVNIKISSFASMRAAVTYTYPMYCSYSSWASREIVCEENYMEVSVKTDVPAVSNDYTVAWMSALPETQNVAYQVWQLMFVSPSGRKRILVSDAARLGYSFNNTLSRVYLRAPYHSNESEISVVGGVDMNMITSTSMYRQRWLLLLIDMTVSCPLDGTSFTDTTLTWTVPSVIPTLVLQESTFFSKTILMGVDGQHIVNPDRNNYLLEHNKTHIEITIPIGAEGGKLKSSVCGGVYGIIYSIDLFLEHTWTDADWQTTKYTVIKSITTPFMPQIPTVINNTLPEEKIFNVAFGHFLPDVSLVAITIGNVPFTLREAQRHGYNIYETPFSNGTKEFILEVSFDDPYILKEYVNRNETKYTLLVNYTISVGPEMIPYYHSAEVECVIADIEIPEAIGYCDEENLYLVIPVFGLHQYWNLYLGTKLLNRHTALTNGYLATTNATHLILQIPLFAVGVIYEEVSLQKIKARFDVALRKVRTMETLQTFSVSCNFNSPEFILCYPDGTVIISAQMKTVPGIDMSRTQLRDSSCKPKDYNKGHAFFKFHVTTCGTSVRFEGDHIVYENEISYEKETLPGQSQPTITRDPDYRLTVLCYYRAKETVMLGAFISKPSASHPSGSGTVVPRSNSAVHRRIRQALNVVSRVSKSESFMDFYEPNVAILKRPTEPVFLEVELKDESPDAELYLDNCWVTGSLDFNSTPRCEINGSEYVAEFCSVAASSRVRHPSHFKRLAVRTLTHRLEQVYVHCSVAVCSAANTLPGVPCRGQCSPSTERNAFPGHSSAHLQGYVLAGPVWIVEPDLR; from the exons ATGGAAGCTGTGAGTTACTCGCTATGCAG GGTCTGgatgcttttcttgctgttctgtgTGGGACAAGAGAGGCAGATTGCTCCCCCAG GTTTGGTACAGAGCAGTTGCCACTCCAGAATTTTCTGGATGAAACTGAATAAACTCTTGCTCCAGGGGAAATTCTTCCAGCTGGAAATCAATG ATCCTTATGCTGGCCCCGTCCTGCTGGATGACAAACTAGCATCTCGCTGTGGCTATGTCCTGTCAGAAGATGTGTGGGGCAACCCTGTCTTCCGCGCGTCAGTGCTTGGCTGTCATGTGGCCAACGAG GCAGATGAGCTGTTTTCACTGACTGTGAACATTAAGATCTCCTCATTTGCAAGCATGAGGGCAGCTGTGACCTACACCTACCCTATGTACTGCTCCTACTCTTCCTGGGCCTCAAGAGAAATTGTGTGTGAAGAAAACTACATGGAG GTGTCAGTGAAGACCGATGTCCCTGCGGTTTCAAATGACTACACCGTAGCATGGATGTCAGCACTGCCAGAG ACTCAGAATGTTGCATACCAGGTATGGCAACTGATGTTTGTTTCTCCATCAGGGAGAAAGAGAATACTGGTAAGCGATGCCGCAAGGCTGGGCTACAGCTTCAATAATACGCTTTCCCGAGTGTACCTCCGTGCTCCCTACCACAGCAATGAATCTGAAATCAGCGTG GTCGGCGGTGTAGATATGAACATGATCACTTCCACTTCCATGTATAGGCAGCGGTGGTTGCTTTTGCTGATTGACATGACAGTCTCCTGCCCTCTTG ATGGTACCAGCTTCACTGATACTACGCTCACATGGACTGTGCCAAGTGTTATCCCCACATTAGTGCTTCAAGAATCCACCTTTTTTTCTAAAACCATTTTAATGGGTGTCGACGGCCAACATATAGTGAACCCAGACAGGAACAACTACTTACTGGAGCACAACAAGACACACATTGAAATAACTATCCCTATTggagcagaaggaggaaaactAAAG AGTTCTGTATGTGGTGGTGTATACGGAATCATTTACAGCATTGACTTGTTCTTGGAGCACACGTGGACAGATGCAGACTGGCAAACCACTAAGTATACTGTCATCAAATCCATCACTACACCATTCATGCCACAAATACCAACTGTTATCAACA ATACTCTGCCAGAGGAAAAGATATTTAATGTTGCATTTGGACACTTTCTTCCTGATGTCTCTCTGGTGGCAATAACAATAGGAAACGTGCCATTTACCCTCAGAGAAGCACAGCGCCATGGGTATAACATTTATGAAACTCCTTTTTCTAATGGAACAAAAGAATTTATCTTGGAAGTCTCTTTTGATGATCCATACATTCTAAAGGAG tATGTGaatagaaatgaaacaaaatacaccCTCCTTGTTAACTACACTATAAGCGTGGGCCCAGAGATGATACCCTATTATCATTCTGCAGAGGTGGAATGTGTGATTGCTGATATCG AAATACCAGAAGCAATTGGTTACTGCGATGAAGAAAACCTCTATCTTGTCATTCCTGTTTTTGGCCTGCACCAGTACTGGAACCTGTATCTTGGTACCAAGCTTCTGAACAGGCACACTGCACTCACAAATGGGTACCTCGCAACTACCAATGCTACCCATCTGATCCTGCAAATACCTCTGTTTGCTGTGGGAGTCATCTATGAG GAAGTGTCCCTCcagaaaattaaagcaaggTTTGATGTTGCCCTAAGGAAAGTGAGAACCATGGAGACCTTACAGACATTCTCCGTTAGCTGCAATTTTAATTCCCCAGAATTTATAT TGTGCTACCCAGATGGTACTGTAATTATATCTGCTCAAATGAAGACAGTTCCTGGCATTGATATGAGTAGAACCCAACTAAGGGATAGCTCATGCAAGCCTAAAGACTATAACAAAGGACATGCCTTCTTCAAGTTCCATGTCACCACCTGTGGCACTTCAGTAAGG TTTGAAGGTGATCACATTGTTTACGAAAATGAAATCTCTTATGAGAAAGAGACTCTTCCAGGACAGAGCCAGCCGACAATCACAAGAGACCCAGACTACAG ATTGACAGTGTTGTGCTACTATCGAGCAAAAGAGACGGTGATGCTAGGCGCCTTCATTAGCAAGCCTTCCGCATCACATCCCTCCGGCTCTGGTACAGTAGTGCCAAGGTCAAATTCTGCAG taCACAGAAGGATAAGACAAGCCCTGAATGTAGTTTCAAGAGTGTCCAAAA GTGAATCTTTCATGGATTTCTATGAGCCCAATGTGGCAATACTCAAGCGACCCACAGAGCCTGTGTTTCTTGAGGTGGAGCTGAAAGATGAGAGCCCTGACGCTGAGTTATACCTGGATAACTGTTGGGTGACGGGGTCTCTAGATTTCAACAGCACCCCAAG GTGTGAGATTAATGGCAGTGAGTATGTTGCAGAGTTCTGCTCAGTAGCTGCTAGCTCTAGAGTGAGACACCCTTCTCATTTCAAAAGGCTGGCAGTGAGGACCCTGACACATCGACTGGAACAG GTGTACGTGCACTGTTCAGTGGcagtctgctctgctgccaaCACACTGCCTGGCGTTCCCTGCAGAGGACAGTGCAGCCCAAGCACAGAGAGGAACG CCTTTCCAGGTCACAGTTCAGCCCATCTCCAGGGTTATGTACTTGCTGGACCAGTCTGGATTGTTGAACCAGACCTAAGATGA
- the LOC107312296 gene encoding uncharacterized protein LOC107312296 isoform X4 has product MEAVSYSLCRVWMLFLLFCVGQERQIAPPGLVQSSCHSRIFWMKLNKLLLQGKFFQLEINDPYAGPVLLDDKLASRCGYVLSEDVWGNPVFRASVLGCHVANEADELFSLTVNIKISSFASMRAAVTYTYPMYCSYSSWASREIVCEENYMEVSVKTDVPAVSNDYTVAWMSALPETQNVAYQVWQLMFVSPSGRKRILVSDAARLGYSFNNTLSRVYLRAPYHSNESEISVVGGVDMNMITSTSMYRQRWLLLLIDMTVSCPLDGTSFTDTTLTWTVPSVIPTLVLQESTFFSKTILMGVDGQHIVNPDRNNYLLEHNKTHIEITIPIGAEGGKLKSSVCGGVYGIIYSIDLFLEHTWTDADWQTTKYTVIKSITTPFMPQIPTVINNTLPEEKIFNVAFGHFLPDVSLVAITIGNVPFTLREAQRHGYNIYETPFSNGTKEFILEVSFDDPYILKEYVNRNETKYTLLVNYTISVGPEMIPYYHSAEVECVIADIEIPEAIGYCDEENLYLVIPVFGLHQYWNLYLGTKLLNRHTALTNGYLATTNATHLILQIPLFAVGVIYEEVSLQKIKARFDVALRKVRTMETLQTFSVSCNFNSPEFILCYPDGTVIISAQMKTVPGIDMSRTQLRDSSCKPKDYNKGHAFFKFHVTTCGTSVRFEGDHIVYENEISYEKETLPGQSQPTITRDPDYRLTVLCYYRAKETVMLGAFISKPSASHPSGSGTVVPRSNSAEHQQHFLFCSTQKDKTSPECSFKSVQK; this is encoded by the exons ATGGAAGCTGTGAGTTACTCGCTATGCAG GGTCTGgatgcttttcttgctgttctgtgTGGGACAAGAGAGGCAGATTGCTCCCCCAG GTTTGGTACAGAGCAGTTGCCACTCCAGAATTTTCTGGATGAAACTGAATAAACTCTTGCTCCAGGGGAAATTCTTCCAGCTGGAAATCAATG ATCCTTATGCTGGCCCCGTCCTGCTGGATGACAAACTAGCATCTCGCTGTGGCTATGTCCTGTCAGAAGATGTGTGGGGCAACCCTGTCTTCCGCGCGTCAGTGCTTGGCTGTCATGTGGCCAACGAG GCAGATGAGCTGTTTTCACTGACTGTGAACATTAAGATCTCCTCATTTGCAAGCATGAGGGCAGCTGTGACCTACACCTACCCTATGTACTGCTCCTACTCTTCCTGGGCCTCAAGAGAAATTGTGTGTGAAGAAAACTACATGGAG GTGTCAGTGAAGACCGATGTCCCTGCGGTTTCAAATGACTACACCGTAGCATGGATGTCAGCACTGCCAGAG ACTCAGAATGTTGCATACCAGGTATGGCAACTGATGTTTGTTTCTCCATCAGGGAGAAAGAGAATACTGGTAAGCGATGCCGCAAGGCTGGGCTACAGCTTCAATAATACGCTTTCCCGAGTGTACCTCCGTGCTCCCTACCACAGCAATGAATCTGAAATCAGCGTG GTCGGCGGTGTAGATATGAACATGATCACTTCCACTTCCATGTATAGGCAGCGGTGGTTGCTTTTGCTGATTGACATGACAGTCTCCTGCCCTCTTG ATGGTACCAGCTTCACTGATACTACGCTCACATGGACTGTGCCAAGTGTTATCCCCACATTAGTGCTTCAAGAATCCACCTTTTTTTCTAAAACCATTTTAATGGGTGTCGACGGCCAACATATAGTGAACCCAGACAGGAACAACTACTTACTGGAGCACAACAAGACACACATTGAAATAACTATCCCTATTggagcagaaggaggaaaactAAAG AGTTCTGTATGTGGTGGTGTATACGGAATCATTTACAGCATTGACTTGTTCTTGGAGCACACGTGGACAGATGCAGACTGGCAAACCACTAAGTATACTGTCATCAAATCCATCACTACACCATTCATGCCACAAATACCAACTGTTATCAACA ATACTCTGCCAGAGGAAAAGATATTTAATGTTGCATTTGGACACTTTCTTCCTGATGTCTCTCTGGTGGCAATAACAATAGGAAACGTGCCATTTACCCTCAGAGAAGCACAGCGCCATGGGTATAACATTTATGAAACTCCTTTTTCTAATGGAACAAAAGAATTTATCTTGGAAGTCTCTTTTGATGATCCATACATTCTAAAGGAG tATGTGaatagaaatgaaacaaaatacaccCTCCTTGTTAACTACACTATAAGCGTGGGCCCAGAGATGATACCCTATTATCATTCTGCAGAGGTGGAATGTGTGATTGCTGATATCG AAATACCAGAAGCAATTGGTTACTGCGATGAAGAAAACCTCTATCTTGTCATTCCTGTTTTTGGCCTGCACCAGTACTGGAACCTGTATCTTGGTACCAAGCTTCTGAACAGGCACACTGCACTCACAAATGGGTACCTCGCAACTACCAATGCTACCCATCTGATCCTGCAAATACCTCTGTTTGCTGTGGGAGTCATCTATGAG GAAGTGTCCCTCcagaaaattaaagcaaggTTTGATGTTGCCCTAAGGAAAGTGAGAACCATGGAGACCTTACAGACATTCTCCGTTAGCTGCAATTTTAATTCCCCAGAATTTATAT TGTGCTACCCAGATGGTACTGTAATTATATCTGCTCAAATGAAGACAGTTCCTGGCATTGATATGAGTAGAACCCAACTAAGGGATAGCTCATGCAAGCCTAAAGACTATAACAAAGGACATGCCTTCTTCAAGTTCCATGTCACCACCTGTGGCACTTCAGTAAGG TTTGAAGGTGATCACATTGTTTACGAAAATGAAATCTCTTATGAGAAAGAGACTCTTCCAGGACAGAGCCAGCCGACAATCACAAGAGACCCAGACTACAG ATTGACAGTGTTGTGCTACTATCGAGCAAAAGAGACGGTGATGCTAGGCGCCTTCATTAGCAAGCCTTCCGCATCACATCCCTCCGGCTCTGGTACAGTAGTGCCAAGGTCAAATTCTGCAG AACATCagcaacatttccttttctgcagtaCACAGAAGGATAAGACAAGCCCTGAATGTAGTTTCAAGAGTGTCCAAAA GTGA
- the LOC107312296 gene encoding uncharacterized protein LOC107312296 isoform X1, producing MEAVSYSLCRVWMLFLLFCVGQERQIAPPGLVQSSCHSRIFWMKLNKLLLQGKFFQLEINDPYAGPVLLDDKLASRCGYVLSEDVWGNPVFRASVLGCHVANEADELFSLTVNIKISSFASMRAAVTYTYPMYCSYSSWASREIVCEENYMEVSVKTDVPAVSNDYTVAWMSALPETQNVAYQVWQLMFVSPSGRKRILVSDAARLGYSFNNTLSRVYLRAPYHSNESEISVVGGVDMNMITSTSMYRQRWLLLLIDMTVSCPLDGTSFTDTTLTWTVPSVIPTLVLQESTFFSKTILMGVDGQHIVNPDRNNYLLEHNKTHIEITIPIGAEGGKLKSSVCGGVYGIIYSIDLFLEHTWTDADWQTTKYTVIKSITTPFMPQIPTVINNTLPEEKIFNVAFGHFLPDVSLVAITIGNVPFTLREAQRHGYNIYETPFSNGTKEFILEVSFDDPYILKEYVNRNETKYTLLVNYTISVGPEMIPYYHSAEVECVIADIEIPEAIGYCDEENLYLVIPVFGLHQYWNLYLGTKLLNRHTALTNGYLATTNATHLILQIPLFAVGVIYEEVSLQKIKARFDVALRKVRTMETLQTFSVSCNFNSPEFILCYPDGTVIISAQMKTVPGIDMSRTQLRDSSCKPKDYNKGHAFFKFHVTTCGTSVRFEGDHIVYENEISYEKETLPGQSQPTITRDPDYRLTVLCYYRAKETVMLGAFISKPSASHPSGSGTVVPRSNSAVHRRIRQALNVVSRVSKSESFMDFYEPNVAILKRPTEPVFLEVELKDESPDAELYLDNCWVTGSLDFNSTPRWNITVDGCEINGSEYVAEFCSVAASSRVRHPSHFKRLAVRTLTHRLEQVYVHCSVAVCSAANTLPGVPCRGQCSPSTERNAFPGHSSAHLQGYVLAGPVWIVEPDLR from the exons ATGGAAGCTGTGAGTTACTCGCTATGCAG GGTCTGgatgcttttcttgctgttctgtgTGGGACAAGAGAGGCAGATTGCTCCCCCAG GTTTGGTACAGAGCAGTTGCCACTCCAGAATTTTCTGGATGAAACTGAATAAACTCTTGCTCCAGGGGAAATTCTTCCAGCTGGAAATCAATG ATCCTTATGCTGGCCCCGTCCTGCTGGATGACAAACTAGCATCTCGCTGTGGCTATGTCCTGTCAGAAGATGTGTGGGGCAACCCTGTCTTCCGCGCGTCAGTGCTTGGCTGTCATGTGGCCAACGAG GCAGATGAGCTGTTTTCACTGACTGTGAACATTAAGATCTCCTCATTTGCAAGCATGAGGGCAGCTGTGACCTACACCTACCCTATGTACTGCTCCTACTCTTCCTGGGCCTCAAGAGAAATTGTGTGTGAAGAAAACTACATGGAG GTGTCAGTGAAGACCGATGTCCCTGCGGTTTCAAATGACTACACCGTAGCATGGATGTCAGCACTGCCAGAG ACTCAGAATGTTGCATACCAGGTATGGCAACTGATGTTTGTTTCTCCATCAGGGAGAAAGAGAATACTGGTAAGCGATGCCGCAAGGCTGGGCTACAGCTTCAATAATACGCTTTCCCGAGTGTACCTCCGTGCTCCCTACCACAGCAATGAATCTGAAATCAGCGTG GTCGGCGGTGTAGATATGAACATGATCACTTCCACTTCCATGTATAGGCAGCGGTGGTTGCTTTTGCTGATTGACATGACAGTCTCCTGCCCTCTTG ATGGTACCAGCTTCACTGATACTACGCTCACATGGACTGTGCCAAGTGTTATCCCCACATTAGTGCTTCAAGAATCCACCTTTTTTTCTAAAACCATTTTAATGGGTGTCGACGGCCAACATATAGTGAACCCAGACAGGAACAACTACTTACTGGAGCACAACAAGACACACATTGAAATAACTATCCCTATTggagcagaaggaggaaaactAAAG AGTTCTGTATGTGGTGGTGTATACGGAATCATTTACAGCATTGACTTGTTCTTGGAGCACACGTGGACAGATGCAGACTGGCAAACCACTAAGTATACTGTCATCAAATCCATCACTACACCATTCATGCCACAAATACCAACTGTTATCAACA ATACTCTGCCAGAGGAAAAGATATTTAATGTTGCATTTGGACACTTTCTTCCTGATGTCTCTCTGGTGGCAATAACAATAGGAAACGTGCCATTTACCCTCAGAGAAGCACAGCGCCATGGGTATAACATTTATGAAACTCCTTTTTCTAATGGAACAAAAGAATTTATCTTGGAAGTCTCTTTTGATGATCCATACATTCTAAAGGAG tATGTGaatagaaatgaaacaaaatacaccCTCCTTGTTAACTACACTATAAGCGTGGGCCCAGAGATGATACCCTATTATCATTCTGCAGAGGTGGAATGTGTGATTGCTGATATCG AAATACCAGAAGCAATTGGTTACTGCGATGAAGAAAACCTCTATCTTGTCATTCCTGTTTTTGGCCTGCACCAGTACTGGAACCTGTATCTTGGTACCAAGCTTCTGAACAGGCACACTGCACTCACAAATGGGTACCTCGCAACTACCAATGCTACCCATCTGATCCTGCAAATACCTCTGTTTGCTGTGGGAGTCATCTATGAG GAAGTGTCCCTCcagaaaattaaagcaaggTTTGATGTTGCCCTAAGGAAAGTGAGAACCATGGAGACCTTACAGACATTCTCCGTTAGCTGCAATTTTAATTCCCCAGAATTTATAT TGTGCTACCCAGATGGTACTGTAATTATATCTGCTCAAATGAAGACAGTTCCTGGCATTGATATGAGTAGAACCCAACTAAGGGATAGCTCATGCAAGCCTAAAGACTATAACAAAGGACATGCCTTCTTCAAGTTCCATGTCACCACCTGTGGCACTTCAGTAAGG TTTGAAGGTGATCACATTGTTTACGAAAATGAAATCTCTTATGAGAAAGAGACTCTTCCAGGACAGAGCCAGCCGACAATCACAAGAGACCCAGACTACAG ATTGACAGTGTTGTGCTACTATCGAGCAAAAGAGACGGTGATGCTAGGCGCCTTCATTAGCAAGCCTTCCGCATCACATCCCTCCGGCTCTGGTACAGTAGTGCCAAGGTCAAATTCTGCAG taCACAGAAGGATAAGACAAGCCCTGAATGTAGTTTCAAGAGTGTCCAAAA GTGAATCTTTCATGGATTTCTATGAGCCCAATGTGGCAATACTCAAGCGACCCACAGAGCCTGTGTTTCTTGAGGTGGAGCTGAAAGATGAGAGCCCTGACGCTGAGTTATACCTGGATAACTGTTGGGTGACGGGGTCTCTAGATTTCAACAGCACCCCAAGGTGGAACATCACTGTGGATGG GTGTGAGATTAATGGCAGTGAGTATGTTGCAGAGTTCTGCTCAGTAGCTGCTAGCTCTAGAGTGAGACACCCTTCTCATTTCAAAAGGCTGGCAGTGAGGACCCTGACACATCGACTGGAACAG GTGTACGTGCACTGTTCAGTGGcagtctgctctgctgccaaCACACTGCCTGGCGTTCCCTGCAGAGGACAGTGCAGCCCAAGCACAGAGAGGAACG CCTTTCCAGGTCACAGTTCAGCCCATCTCCAGGGTTATGTACTTGCTGGACCAGTCTGGATTGTTGAACCAGACCTAAGATGA